From the genome of Sphingomonas sp. OV641:
GAGGCGATCCGCGTCCCGGTACCATCTCTCGACGCCCAGCACTGGTTCGACCACTTGCAAGCCAAAGTGCGGGCTGCTCGGGTGGCGCAAGCAGCCGCTACGACCGAGCTCGATGCTCTACTCCCTGCACTTCTCCACGACGTCTTCGGCGACGCGGACGCGCGGGACTGACGGAAGGAATCGGCCATGCCGAAGTTGAACCGCACGCAGATACAGGACGAAGCGCGCGCCATCCTCGCAGCGAACCCCGGCGGGCTGCGCTGGGCCGAGGTGTTGAAGGCGATTGGAGCCGCCCACCCGGAAACGCCCGCCAACAGCATCCGCGGCGCGACGCACGTCCTTTTTCAGGGCGCTGACGACGTTGTGAAGATCGCACGCGGCACGTACCAGCTCGCCCGCTTTGCCGAGGCAGACGCCGCCGAAGCCGTCGCGCAGGAAGAGGCGGTTGCCGCCGCCCCCATCACGGTCGACACGGATGCGTCTGGCACCGCATCGGTGTCCGAGCAGGCTTTCTACGCCAGTTTCGCCGAATGGTTGGAGGAGAATGACGAGGTGACCGTCGCCGGCGCGCTTGGCGGCAGCGTGCTGGGCGGCAAGTGGGGCACCCCCGACGTGATCGGCGTCCTCAAGCCCCGCGCGCAGGACATCTTCAAGTTTGAGCCGCAAATCGTGACGGCGGAGATCAAGGCGAGCCCGAGCCAGCCCGTCGTTGCCTTCGGGCAGGCGGTCGCCTACCGGCTATTCAGCCACAAAAGCTACATCGTCGTGCCCCGCACTACCACCAGCGACGACATGAACCGCTTGACCTCCCTGTGCAGCATCCACGGCGTCGGCCTGGTAGTCTTCAGCCTCGATACCGACCAGCCGGACTATGGCGTTGTCGTTCTCCCCGCGGTCGCCAACCCCGACATGTTCTACGTCAACACCATGTTGGACCGACTGAAGGCTAGCGAACCACGGCTGCTGAACCGGCTATTTTGATAGCACGCCGCGGGGGGCTCTCTTCCGGTGTCGAAAACCGCCCGGTTCTGACAACATGCTATCGCACCACCGACCGCTGCCGCCGTAGGATCTCGAAAGCTCCGCTCGCTTTGGCGAGCGCGACCTCAACCGCATGTAGGTCAGTTGCAAGCGCCAGTTCGGGTCGCCCGGCCATTGTAAGCACGACGGAGAGCACGGTGTCGGACTCCCGCGCCAGCCTCAGCAGATGGTGACCGCTGGGTCCGACATCACCATTTAGCCAGTTGCGAGCCGTCCGATCGGACGCTTCCGTCCATCGCTGGATCTGCTTGGCGGCACCGGTGCCCGTTCCGAGCTCCGCCCGCAGGGCTTCGCTGACCGCGGCAATGTAATCGGCTTCGGTCAGCCTCCCTCCCCTGTTTTGAAATCCCTTGCCGGTTTTCGGAAACATGTTGCCGCCCCTTTCAGGTTAGTGGCGGCTGTGGGCGCGTGCGCCTCTTGATCAGAGGCCGCCGATGGTCATCAACTGGAACACATCTGAGAACGACAAGCCACCAGATCCGCCGCGGGTGCGAGCGGCAGAATATGTCCGCATGTCGACCGAACATCAGCAATATTCGACCGACAACCAGGCGACCGCGATCCGACGCTTTGCTGACACGCACGGCTACGAGATCGTCCACACCTACAAGGACGATGGGAAGAGCGGCCTCAATCTTTCGGGTCGCTCTGGGCTAATAAGCCTGCTAGCGGATATCGACGCGGGCCGCACCGATTTTAAAGCGCTGCTCGTCTACGACGTGAGCCGGCTCGGCCGCTTCCAAGATCCGGACGAGGCGGCCACGCACGAGCTGCGCATCCGCGCTGCCGGCATCCAGGTCGAGTATTGCGCGGAGCAGTTCCGCAACGACGGCAGCATCAGCTCGTCCATCATCAAGACCGTCAAGCGCACCATGGCAGCGGAGTACAGCCGCGAGTTGTCGGTCAAGGTTTTCGCAGGGCAAGCCAACCTCATCCGGCGCGGCTGCCGCCAAGGCGGGCCGGCCGGCTTCGGGCTGCGCCGGCTGCTTGTGGACGTGAACGGGGAGCCGAAGGGCGAACTCGGCCGAGGCGAGCATAAAAGCATCGCAACCGATCGCGTCATCCTCGTGCCGGGGCCGCCGGAGGAGATAGCGGTGGTCCAGGAAGTCTACCGGCTGTTCACCGAGACGGCGATGCCTGAGCGCGACATCGCGACCATGCTCAACGCGCGTGGGCTCGTCACCGATCTCGGACGCGCCTGGACTAAGGGCACCGTCCACCAGCTGCTCATCAACGAGAAATATGTCGGCGATAACGTTTGGGCGCGCACATCCTTCAAGCTGAAGCGGCAGCACGTCCTGAATGCAGAAGAGGAGTGGATCAGGGCCGAGGGTGCGTTTGCGCCGATTGTCGACCGGGCCGTGTTCGGCCGGGCACGCGCCATCATTGATGCGCGCTCGGCACGGCTGAGCGATGAGGCGATGCTCGAACTGCTGGCTTCGATCTTCCGCGCCAAGGGCTTGCTGACCGGCCTCATCATTGACGAAGCCGAGGATGCACCGTCCAGCAGCACCTATCGCACCCGCTTCGGCAGCCTGCTGCGCGCCTACGAGCTGGTTGGCTTCGCTCCAGATCGCGACTATCGCTATCTGGAGATCAACCGGAAGCTGCGGCAGCTCCATCCCGGTATCGTCGCCGATACGATGGCCGCGCTGGAGCAGGCCGGCGGTACGGTTGTTCGCGATCCCGAGACCGACCTCCTCTCCGTGAATAATGAGTTCACCGCCTCGCTGGTGGTGGTGCGCTGTGTCCAGACCGCGGCAGGTGCGCTGCGCTGGAAGATCAGGCTCGATACCGTGCTCAAACCTGACCTGACGGTCGCGGTACGCATGGCGCCCGGCAATGAGCTTACCCGCGACTATTATCTCCTCCCCCGGCTCGACATGGGCGACGCCGTGCTGCGCCTGTGCGAGCACAACGGGCTGTCGCTCGACGCCTATCGGTTCGATGATCTGTCCGCCTTTCACCGCATGGCGGCACGACGCTTATGGAGGGCTGCCGCATGAACACCGCCCGCCCCGCTCAACGGGTAGAATGGATCCCGCTCGAGCGCATCACCGTCGTCAACCCGCGTGTCCGTAACAAGCGCACGTTCAAGGAAATCGTCGACAACATCGCACAGGTCGGC
Proteins encoded in this window:
- a CDS encoding recombinase family protein, which produces MVINWNTSENDKPPDPPRVRAAEYVRMSTEHQQYSTDNQATAIRRFADTHGYEIVHTYKDDGKSGLNLSGRSGLISLLADIDAGRTDFKALLVYDVSRLGRFQDPDEAATHELRIRAAGIQVEYCAEQFRNDGSISSSIIKTVKRTMAAEYSRELSVKVFAGQANLIRRGCRQGGPAGFGLRRLLVDVNGEPKGELGRGEHKSIATDRVILVPGPPEEIAVVQEVYRLFTETAMPERDIATMLNARGLVTDLGRAWTKGTVHQLLINEKYVGDNVWARTSFKLKRQHVLNAEEEWIRAEGAFAPIVDRAVFGRARAIIDARSARLSDEAMLELLASIFRAKGLLTGLIIDEAEDAPSSSTYRTRFGSLLRAYELVGFAPDRDYRYLEINRKLRQLHPGIVADTMAALEQAGGTVVRDPETDLLSVNNEFTASLVVVRCVQTAAGALRWKIRLDTVLKPDLTVAVRMAPGNELTRDYYLLPRLDMGDAVLRLCEHNGLSLDAYRFDDLSAFHRMAARRLWRAAA